The following proteins are encoded in a genomic region of Oryctolagus cuniculus chromosome 6, mOryCun1.1, whole genome shotgun sequence:
- the RNF14 gene encoding E3 ubiquitin-protein ligase RNF14 isoform X1, with protein sequence MSSEDREAQDDELLALASIYDGDEFRKAESVQGGETRIYLDLPQNFKIFVSGNSNECLQNSGFESTICFLPPLVLNFELPPDYPSSSPPSFTLSGKWLSPTQLSALCKHLDNLWEEHRGSVVLFAWMQFLKEETLAYLNIVSPFELKMGSQKKVQRRTAQASSTKELEFGGATGSDVDQEEVVDERAVQDVESLSSLIQEILDFDQAQQTKCFNSKLFLCSICFCEKLGSECMYFLECRHVYCKACLKDYFEIQIKDGQVQCLNCPEPKCPSVATPGQVKELVEAELFARYDRLLLQSSLDLMADVVYCPRPCCQLPVMQEPGCTMGICSSCNFAFCTLCRLTYHGVSPCKVTAEKLIDLRNEYLQADEANKRFLEQRYGKRVIQKALEEMESKEWLEKNSKSCPCCGTPIQKLDGCNKMTCTGCMQYFCWICMGFLSRANPYKHFTDPDSLCFNRLFHAVDVNGDIWEDEIED encoded by the exons ATGTCGTCAGAAGACCGAGAAGCTCAGGATGATGAACTGCTGGCCCTGGCGAGCATTTACGACGGAGATGAATTCAGAAAAGCCGAGTCTGTCCAAGGAGGAGAAACCAGGATCTATTTGGATTTGCCACAAAATTTCAAGATATTTGTGAGCG GCAATTCAAATGAGTGTCTGCAGAATAGTGGCTTTGAATCCACCATTTGCTTTCTGCCTCCACTTGTGCTGAACTTTGAGCTGCCACCAGATTATCCATCCTCCTCCCCACCTTCATTCACACTTAGTGGCAAGTGGCTGTCACCAACTCAG CTGTCCGCTCTGTGCAAGCACCTGGACAACCTGTGGGAAGAACACCGAGGCAGTGTGGTCCTGTTTGCCTGGATGCAGTTTCTTAAGGAGGAGACCCTTGCCTACCTGAATATTGTCTCTCCTTTCGAGCTCAAGATGGGATCTCAGAAAAAAGTGCAGAGAAGAACAGCCCAGGCCTCTTCCACCAAAGAGCTGGAGTTTGGAGGAGCTACCGGATCTGATGTAGACCAAGAGGAAGTCGTAGATGAGAGAGCTGTGCAGGATGTGGAATCACTGTCAAGTCTGATCCAGGAAATCTTGGACTTTGATCAAGCTCAGCAGACAAAATGCTTTAACAGTAAATTGTTCCTGTGCAGTATCTGTTTCTGTGAGAAGCTGGGTAGTGAGTGCATGTACTTCTTGGAGTGCAGGCATGTGTACTGCAAAGCGTGTCTGAAGGACTACTTTGAAATCCAGATCAAAGATGGCCAAGTTCAGTGCCTCAACTGTCCAGAACCAAAGTGTCCTTCAGTGGCTACTCCTGGTCAG GTCAAGGAGCTGGTGGAAGCAGAGTTATTTGCCCGCTACGACCGCCTTCTCCTGCAGTCCTCCTTGGACCTGATGGCAGACGTGGTGTACTGCCCCCGCCCGTGCtgccagctgcctgtgatgcaggagCCGGGCTGCACCATGGGCATCTGCTCCAGCTGCAATTTTGCCTTCTGTACCTTGTGCAGATTGACTTACCATGGGGTCTCTCCGTGTAAGGTGACTGCAG AGAAACTCATAGACTTACGGAATGAGTACCTGCAAGCAGATGAGGCCAATAAAAGATTTTTGGAACAGAGGTATGGCAAGAGGGTGATTCAGAAGGCACTGGAAGAGATGGAGAGTAAGGAGTGGTTGGAAAAGAACTCAAAGAGCTGCCCCTGTTGTGGGACCCCCATACAG AAATTAGACGGGTGTAACAAGATGACGTGTACTGGCTGTATGCAGTATTTCTGCTGGATTTGCATGGGTTTTCTCTCTAGAGCAAACCCTTACAAACACTTCACTGATCCTGATTCCCTGTGTTTCAATCG ATTGTTTCATGCTGTGGATGTTAATGGAGATATTTGGGAAGATGAGATTGAAGACTAG
- the RNF14 gene encoding E3 ubiquitin-protein ligase RNF14 isoform X5 yields MQFLKEETLAYLNIVSPFELKMGSQKKVQRRTAQASSTKELEFGGATGSDVDQEEVVDERAVQDVESLSSLIQEILDFDQAQQTKCFNSKLFLCSICFCEKLGSECMYFLECRHVYCKACLKDYFEIQIKDGQVQCLNCPEPKCPSVATPGQVKELVEAELFARYDRLLLQSSLDLMADVVYCPRPCCQLPVMQEPGCTMGICSSCNFAFCTLCRLTYHGVSPCKVTAEKLIDLRNEYLQADEANKRFLEQRYGKRVIQKALEEMESKEWLEKNSKSCPCCGTPIQKLDGCNKMTCTGCMQYFCWICMGFLSRANPYKHFTDPDSLCFNRLFHAVDVNGDIWEDEIED; encoded by the exons ATGCAGTTTCTTAAGGAGGAGACCCTTGCCTACCTGAATATTGTCTCTCCTTTCGAGCTCAAGATGGGATCTCAGAAAAAAGTGCAGAGAAGAACAGCCCAGGCCTCTTCCACCAAAGAGCTGGAGTTTGGAGGAGCTACCGGATCTGATGTAGACCAAGAGGAAGTCGTAGATGAGAGAGCTGTGCAGGATGTGGAATCACTGTCAAGTCTGATCCAGGAAATCTTGGACTTTGATCAAGCTCAGCAGACAAAATGCTTTAACAGTAAATTGTTCCTGTGCAGTATCTGTTTCTGTGAGAAGCTGGGTAGTGAGTGCATGTACTTCTTGGAGTGCAGGCATGTGTACTGCAAAGCGTGTCTGAAGGACTACTTTGAAATCCAGATCAAAGATGGCCAAGTTCAGTGCCTCAACTGTCCAGAACCAAAGTGTCCTTCAGTGGCTACTCCTGGTCAG GTCAAGGAGCTGGTGGAAGCAGAGTTATTTGCCCGCTACGACCGCCTTCTCCTGCAGTCCTCCTTGGACCTGATGGCAGACGTGGTGTACTGCCCCCGCCCGTGCtgccagctgcctgtgatgcaggagCCGGGCTGCACCATGGGCATCTGCTCCAGCTGCAATTTTGCCTTCTGTACCTTGTGCAGATTGACTTACCATGGGGTCTCTCCGTGTAAGGTGACTGCAG AGAAACTCATAGACTTACGGAATGAGTACCTGCAAGCAGATGAGGCCAATAAAAGATTTTTGGAACAGAGGTATGGCAAGAGGGTGATTCAGAAGGCACTGGAAGAGATGGAGAGTAAGGAGTGGTTGGAAAAGAACTCAAAGAGCTGCCCCTGTTGTGGGACCCCCATACAG AAATTAGACGGGTGTAACAAGATGACGTGTACTGGCTGTATGCAGTATTTCTGCTGGATTTGCATGGGTTTTCTCTCTAGAGCAAACCCTTACAAACACTTCACTGATCCTGATTCCCTGTGTTTCAATCG ATTGTTTCATGCTGTGGATGTTAATGGAGATATTTGGGAAGATGAGATTGAAGACTAG
- the RNF14 gene encoding E3 ubiquitin-protein ligase RNF14 isoform X2, whose amino-acid sequence MSSEDREAQDDELLALASIYDGDEFRKAESVQGGETRIYLDLPQNFKIFVSGNSNECLQNSGFESTICFLPPLVLNFELPPDYPSSSPPSFTLSGKWLSPTQLSALCKHLDNLWEEHRGSVVLFAWMQFLKEETLAYLNIVSPFELKMGSQKKVQRRTAQASSTKELEFGGATGSDVDQEEVVDERAVQDVESLSSLIQEILDFDQAQQTKCFNSKLFLCSICFCEKLGSECMYFLECRHVYCKACLKDYFEIQIKDGQVQCLNCPEPKCPSVATPGQVKELVEAELFARYDRLLLQSSLDLMADVVYCPRPCCQLPVMQEPGCTMGICSSCNFAFCTLCRLTYHGVSPCKVTAEKLIDLRNEYLQADEANKRFLEQRYGKRVIQKALEEMESKEWLEKNSKSCPCCGTPIQIVSCCGC is encoded by the exons ATGTCGTCAGAAGACCGAGAAGCTCAGGATGATGAACTGCTGGCCCTGGCGAGCATTTACGACGGAGATGAATTCAGAAAAGCCGAGTCTGTCCAAGGAGGAGAAACCAGGATCTATTTGGATTTGCCACAAAATTTCAAGATATTTGTGAGCG GCAATTCAAATGAGTGTCTGCAGAATAGTGGCTTTGAATCCACCATTTGCTTTCTGCCTCCACTTGTGCTGAACTTTGAGCTGCCACCAGATTATCCATCCTCCTCCCCACCTTCATTCACACTTAGTGGCAAGTGGCTGTCACCAACTCAG CTGTCCGCTCTGTGCAAGCACCTGGACAACCTGTGGGAAGAACACCGAGGCAGTGTGGTCCTGTTTGCCTGGATGCAGTTTCTTAAGGAGGAGACCCTTGCCTACCTGAATATTGTCTCTCCTTTCGAGCTCAAGATGGGATCTCAGAAAAAAGTGCAGAGAAGAACAGCCCAGGCCTCTTCCACCAAAGAGCTGGAGTTTGGAGGAGCTACCGGATCTGATGTAGACCAAGAGGAAGTCGTAGATGAGAGAGCTGTGCAGGATGTGGAATCACTGTCAAGTCTGATCCAGGAAATCTTGGACTTTGATCAAGCTCAGCAGACAAAATGCTTTAACAGTAAATTGTTCCTGTGCAGTATCTGTTTCTGTGAGAAGCTGGGTAGTGAGTGCATGTACTTCTTGGAGTGCAGGCATGTGTACTGCAAAGCGTGTCTGAAGGACTACTTTGAAATCCAGATCAAAGATGGCCAAGTTCAGTGCCTCAACTGTCCAGAACCAAAGTGTCCTTCAGTGGCTACTCCTGGTCAG GTCAAGGAGCTGGTGGAAGCAGAGTTATTTGCCCGCTACGACCGCCTTCTCCTGCAGTCCTCCTTGGACCTGATGGCAGACGTGGTGTACTGCCCCCGCCCGTGCtgccagctgcctgtgatgcaggagCCGGGCTGCACCATGGGCATCTGCTCCAGCTGCAATTTTGCCTTCTGTACCTTGTGCAGATTGACTTACCATGGGGTCTCTCCGTGTAAGGTGACTGCAG AGAAACTCATAGACTTACGGAATGAGTACCTGCAAGCAGATGAGGCCAATAAAAGATTTTTGGAACAGAGGTATGGCAAGAGGGTGATTCAGAAGGCACTGGAAGAGATGGAGAGTAAGGAGTGGTTGGAAAAGAACTCAAAGAGCTGCCCCTGTTGTGGGACCCCCATACAG ATTGTTTCATGCTGTGGATGTTAA
- the RNF14 gene encoding E3 ubiquitin-protein ligase RNF14 isoform X3, with translation MATMVGAVPIRSQEPGVCSGSPKQLSALCKHLDNLWEEHRGSVVLFAWMQFLKEETLAYLNIVSPFELKMGSQKKVQRRTAQASSTKELEFGGATGSDVDQEEVVDERAVQDVESLSSLIQEILDFDQAQQTKCFNSKLFLCSICFCEKLGSECMYFLECRHVYCKACLKDYFEIQIKDGQVQCLNCPEPKCPSVATPGQVKELVEAELFARYDRLLLQSSLDLMADVVYCPRPCCQLPVMQEPGCTMGICSSCNFAFCTLCRLTYHGVSPCKVTAEKLIDLRNEYLQADEANKRFLEQRYGKRVIQKALEEMESKEWLEKNSKSCPCCGTPIQKLDGCNKMTCTGCMQYFCWICMGFLSRANPYKHFTDPDSLCFNRLFHAVDVNGDIWEDEIED, from the exons atggccacaatggtcggagctgtgccgatccgaagccaggagccaggagtttgttctgggtctcctaagcag CTGTCCGCTCTGTGCAAGCACCTGGACAACCTGTGGGAAGAACACCGAGGCAGTGTGGTCCTGTTTGCCTGGATGCAGTTTCTTAAGGAGGAGACCCTTGCCTACCTGAATATTGTCTCTCCTTTCGAGCTCAAGATGGGATCTCAGAAAAAAGTGCAGAGAAGAACAGCCCAGGCCTCTTCCACCAAAGAGCTGGAGTTTGGAGGAGCTACCGGATCTGATGTAGACCAAGAGGAAGTCGTAGATGAGAGAGCTGTGCAGGATGTGGAATCACTGTCAAGTCTGATCCAGGAAATCTTGGACTTTGATCAAGCTCAGCAGACAAAATGCTTTAACAGTAAATTGTTCCTGTGCAGTATCTGTTTCTGTGAGAAGCTGGGTAGTGAGTGCATGTACTTCTTGGAGTGCAGGCATGTGTACTGCAAAGCGTGTCTGAAGGACTACTTTGAAATCCAGATCAAAGATGGCCAAGTTCAGTGCCTCAACTGTCCAGAACCAAAGTGTCCTTCAGTGGCTACTCCTGGTCAG GTCAAGGAGCTGGTGGAAGCAGAGTTATTTGCCCGCTACGACCGCCTTCTCCTGCAGTCCTCCTTGGACCTGATGGCAGACGTGGTGTACTGCCCCCGCCCGTGCtgccagctgcctgtgatgcaggagCCGGGCTGCACCATGGGCATCTGCTCCAGCTGCAATTTTGCCTTCTGTACCTTGTGCAGATTGACTTACCATGGGGTCTCTCCGTGTAAGGTGACTGCAG AGAAACTCATAGACTTACGGAATGAGTACCTGCAAGCAGATGAGGCCAATAAAAGATTTTTGGAACAGAGGTATGGCAAGAGGGTGATTCAGAAGGCACTGGAAGAGATGGAGAGTAAGGAGTGGTTGGAAAAGAACTCAAAGAGCTGCCCCTGTTGTGGGACCCCCATACAG AAATTAGACGGGTGTAACAAGATGACGTGTACTGGCTGTATGCAGTATTTCTGCTGGATTTGCATGGGTTTTCTCTCTAGAGCAAACCCTTACAAACACTTCACTGATCCTGATTCCCTGTGTTTCAATCG ATTGTTTCATGCTGTGGATGTTAATGGAGATATTTGGGAAGATGAGATTGAAGACTAG
- the RNF14 gene encoding E3 ubiquitin-protein ligase RNF14 isoform X4, with protein sequence MSKYSYSKQILWLSALCKHLDNLWEEHRGSVVLFAWMQFLKEETLAYLNIVSPFELKMGSQKKVQRRTAQASSTKELEFGGATGSDVDQEEVVDERAVQDVESLSSLIQEILDFDQAQQTKCFNSKLFLCSICFCEKLGSECMYFLECRHVYCKACLKDYFEIQIKDGQVQCLNCPEPKCPSVATPGQVKELVEAELFARYDRLLLQSSLDLMADVVYCPRPCCQLPVMQEPGCTMGICSSCNFAFCTLCRLTYHGVSPCKVTAEKLIDLRNEYLQADEANKRFLEQRYGKRVIQKALEEMESKEWLEKNSKSCPCCGTPIQKLDGCNKMTCTGCMQYFCWICMGFLSRANPYKHFTDPDSLCFNRLFHAVDVNGDIWEDEIED encoded by the exons ATGAGCAAATATAGCTACAGTAAGCAGATTTTGTGG CTGTCCGCTCTGTGCAAGCACCTGGACAACCTGTGGGAAGAACACCGAGGCAGTGTGGTCCTGTTTGCCTGGATGCAGTTTCTTAAGGAGGAGACCCTTGCCTACCTGAATATTGTCTCTCCTTTCGAGCTCAAGATGGGATCTCAGAAAAAAGTGCAGAGAAGAACAGCCCAGGCCTCTTCCACCAAAGAGCTGGAGTTTGGAGGAGCTACCGGATCTGATGTAGACCAAGAGGAAGTCGTAGATGAGAGAGCTGTGCAGGATGTGGAATCACTGTCAAGTCTGATCCAGGAAATCTTGGACTTTGATCAAGCTCAGCAGACAAAATGCTTTAACAGTAAATTGTTCCTGTGCAGTATCTGTTTCTGTGAGAAGCTGGGTAGTGAGTGCATGTACTTCTTGGAGTGCAGGCATGTGTACTGCAAAGCGTGTCTGAAGGACTACTTTGAAATCCAGATCAAAGATGGCCAAGTTCAGTGCCTCAACTGTCCAGAACCAAAGTGTCCTTCAGTGGCTACTCCTGGTCAG GTCAAGGAGCTGGTGGAAGCAGAGTTATTTGCCCGCTACGACCGCCTTCTCCTGCAGTCCTCCTTGGACCTGATGGCAGACGTGGTGTACTGCCCCCGCCCGTGCtgccagctgcctgtgatgcaggagCCGGGCTGCACCATGGGCATCTGCTCCAGCTGCAATTTTGCCTTCTGTACCTTGTGCAGATTGACTTACCATGGGGTCTCTCCGTGTAAGGTGACTGCAG AGAAACTCATAGACTTACGGAATGAGTACCTGCAAGCAGATGAGGCCAATAAAAGATTTTTGGAACAGAGGTATGGCAAGAGGGTGATTCAGAAGGCACTGGAAGAGATGGAGAGTAAGGAGTGGTTGGAAAAGAACTCAAAGAGCTGCCCCTGTTGTGGGACCCCCATACAG AAATTAGACGGGTGTAACAAGATGACGTGTACTGGCTGTATGCAGTATTTCTGCTGGATTTGCATGGGTTTTCTCTCTAGAGCAAACCCTTACAAACACTTCACTGATCCTGATTCCCTGTGTTTCAATCG ATTGTTTCATGCTGTGGATGTTAATGGAGATATTTGGGAAGATGAGATTGAAGACTAG